In the Blautia coccoides genome, AGCGTCTCGCGGGACAGTGGAAGGCTGAACTGTTACCAATTTGGTCCTTTTTACTCATTATCCGGTTGCATTTAAAAGGTATTTCTGATAGAATAAAATAGAACATACGTTCTTGGGCGCTGTAGTTATTTTTAGAAAGAATATTACCGGTTGACAGCCATGTGAAAGTTTTAATATGTCCCGGTTTGTGTTATACTATATTAATATATTTCGGCCAGCTTTGCGTCACAATTTGTCCCAATGGATTTTCAGACACATTCGGGAATACCTGAACACAAAGATTTTACTAAAATCATAGTCCATAAAGAACTCTGGCCACCCAGTTTTATGTTTCTGCTTTGTATTAAAAATTTTGTTGTATAAAGGAGCACTATGACAGAAACCTATTGGTTGATAGGTAAATATATAGTTGAATGTGAACAAGAGGGGAATATTAAAGCGAAATGCGGAAAAGGACTGCTGACAACATCATCGAAAGAATTAACATTGAGATTAGGAAAAGGATATAGCCGACATAATTTAAACAACATGAAAAAATTTATTTAAAATATCCAAATTGTCAGACAGTGTCTGACAAATTAACTTGGTCTCATATATGCGAACTGATTAAACTTGATGATAGTTTGGAGAGAAACTTTTACGAGAAACAAACTGTAAATGAAAAGTGGAGTGTGCGAGAACTTCAACGTCAAATGGAGTCAGCGTTATTTATGCGGCTTGCAGTAATGCTCCAATCGGGATTATTTTGAGTAAAAATAAAGATGAACTACTTGTAGAATATGCTACCTACGGAATGGACAGTAATTTGTTTGTTTCAAAATATGAATTGTATTTACCGAATAGAAGAGAACTGGAACGATTAGTAAAGAACAATATTGAAGATGATAAAAATCATAGATAGATTCACAAGGAGAACATATGGACCATTTTAATTTAGTATCAGAATACTCCCCAACCGGCGACCAGCCCCAGGCTATCCAAGCCTTAGTAAAAGGCTTCAAGGAAGGCAACCAATGCGAGACTTTGCTTGGTGTTACCGGTTCGGGTAAGACGTTTACGATGGCAAACGTTATACAACAATTGAATAAACCAACGTTGATCATTGCGCATAATAAGACTCTGGCGGCGCAGCTATATGGAGAGTTCAAGGAATTCTTCCCGAACAATGCAGTAGAGTATTTTGTCTCCTAGCATGAGAAAGTCACAAAACAGGTGGTATTTTGTGGTATGTGGGTGGTTGAACATCCAGATGTTGTGGAAGTGGTAGTGGTGAGAGTATAGGTGAAAAGCGGGTGGATGAAGAGGTTTTGTGACTTTTCATTTCCTGCTTTTTCGGTTATAGAATGCAAAAAATTGATGTATAGGGGGTGAAAAGTTGGTAAGATAGATCGGGAGGTGTGAGAAGTAAATGGGAATAAAAATAAATGGGGTATCAATTCCGGTAGGTGGGATATCTTGGGAATATACTGAGTCTAAGAAAAAGGGTATACAAGAGATGTTTTATTATTTGGAATCAAAGAGAATTTTAACCAATCCAATGGAAATGGAGATCAAAGAGTGGAGTGAAAAATCAGCTATAGAAATAAAAAATAAACTGGTAGAAATACTTTCTAAATATGAGTATGATCGGATTACTGTAAAAATTATCAAAGCAATGATTGATACATGTAACGAATTTTTAGATGATATGCAGAAAATTGATGCAAGTGGAATTATATATAAAAATTCACAAAAGGATTGGTGTGATATGCGTTATTCTGCTGCAATGAAGAAATTTCGTAAAAATTTTAGGTATAATATAAAATTGCTTACAGAAGAATATGATATAGAATTTTTGAAAGAAATTCCAGAAGAATATTAAATAAACGAAGATGTAGAAAATGAAATAATTGGTAAATACAATTTGTGAAAGATGAAGGTAAAGCGATGCAAGATATGATGTGGCCTAGACAAGATGCGAATATTATGGATTATGGCAAAGAAAGTTTATACAAATTCAATTTAAAATGTTCGGGGAATGTAAGCGAGAACTTTTCAAAGTTTGGAGACGTTTTTTTTAAAGCAGCACATGTGATTACGGAATATATATTGGAAAGACAGAGAATTGGTGAATTAGATTGTTATTTTTTCCCAGTGGCATATTTATATAGACACAGTTTAGAATTGAAATTGAAAGCTATTGCTTTTAAATATATTGAAGATTCGGGAGAAATATTTATTAAAGAAACTTTTCATAATCTTATTAAAATTTTAGAGTATATTGAACCTTTCATAAGAGATGAAATAAACACTGATGAAGATGCATATTTATGGATGAAAGCTCTTTTTGAAGATATGAATCCTATTGATAAAGATTCAGATGCTTTTCGTTATCCTTTTAAAATTGAAATAAGGAAAGATGAAGTATGGGGAGACAAGCAGTACACAATAAAGAAGTTTTTTGAGGGACAAAAACACATCAATTTAATTGCGTTCGCAAATAAGATGGAAATAGTATTTGACATATTGTGTTCATATTATGAGAATAAAAAGAAAAGATATGAAGAGTATAAAAAATATAATACAGTTTTTTTAGAAGAAGGCGGGGAGTATTATTGCCAAAGCGTAATAGGATATGATTATAGTAAAGCATTTTATGGACCTATGGTAAAGGGATACTCTGAATCAGCAGAATATTTGGGAGATTTAATAATTGGTGATTCAAAGTTAAAAGAAACGTATTTTTTCCCAATGTGCTATCTATACAGAAATGCATTGGAATTAGAATTAAAACAAATATGGTTTGAAGAGTGTGCTTTTGGATTTCAGGAAAGATGTAAAAAGTTATCGAAGAGTAAGCACTCATTTGAAAAATTGTGGAATATGATAAATGAAGACTTAATTCGCCATTCCCAAGGAGAGGGAGATAAATCTGTTATCACATATGCAGAACGATATATATTACAAATAAATGCGTTAGATTCCTCCTCAAGTGTGTTTAGGTATCCAGTAAATAAATATGGAAGATATCATTTTGTAAAGAATAAATATGTTGATGCAAGAAATGTTGGTGAATTTTTTAAAGAAATATCTGAGTTTTTGCAGTGTGTTGATATGATGATGGATGATCATAATCAGTGTTTAGCTGATATGGCAGCTGAATATGCAGACTACTATTAAAAAATCTTGCAATATAATACATAGCCGATTGGTTCACCAAGAATCAGTCGGCTTTTTCATACCCATTTTTATACATAGCCAGTCCCGTAAAACGGATTGGCTATTAAATTTTTCGAGGAAGGAGGAAATCATATGACCAAGTGTAAAGTAATTGCCCTTGCAAATCAGAAGGGAGGAACAGCCAAGACCACAACAACATTAAATCTTGGAATTGGTCTTGCACATCAGGGGCGAAAAGTATTATTGGTCGATGCTGATCCACAGGGAGATTTAACAACTGCATTGGGGTGGACGAATGCGGACAGTCTTCCGGTTACATTGGAAACGCAGATG is a window encoding:
- a CDS encoding PDDEXK nuclease domain-containing protein, whose protein sequence is MECARTSTSNGVSVIYAACSNAPIGIILSKNKDELLVEYATYGMDSNLFVSKYELYLPNRRELERLVKNNIEDDKNHR
- a CDS encoding DUF6650 family protein, producing MGIKINGVSIPVGGISWEYTESKKKGIQEMFYYLESKRILTNPMEMEIKEWSEKSAIEIKNKLVEILSKYEYDRITVKIIKAMIDTCNEFLDDMQKIDASGIIYKNSQKDWCDMRYSAAMKKFRKNFRYNIKLLTEEYDIEFLKEIPEEY